Proteins from a genomic interval of Sphingobacterium lactis:
- a CDS encoding pectinesterase family protein, producing MYNLKGFVVILLIFSSIAVVGQTIDNKDQLTVAQDGSGDFSSIQKAINHVRDHAERRVTIVIKPGTYTEKIVIPAYKRNISLIGLDAERTIIQFQDFSGKDLTNPDPTGLSKMNTYNSYTILVSANDCKLENLTIVNSAGRVGQAVALHIDGDRIVVRNCKLIGNQDTLYLGRSGTRSYFENCTITGTTDFIFGAATAFFEKCTIISLSNSYITAAATVQEEKYGFVFSNCRLLAEAGVHKVFLGRPWRPYAKVVFLNSYFDQHIVAQGWDPWDGDKNFPEKYLTVTFVEYNTAGPGNQSAHRVDWAKELTAKQAKHYAKEKVLRSWKPES from the coding sequence ATGTATAATTTAAAAGGATTCGTCGTAATATTGCTGATTTTCTCTTCGATTGCAGTGGTTGGACAAACTATTGACAATAAAGACCAGCTTACAGTTGCACAAGATGGGAGTGGTGATTTCTCTAGTATTCAAAAAGCGATAAACCATGTCCGTGACCACGCAGAAAGAAGGGTTACTATAGTTATTAAACCTGGAACTTACACGGAAAAAATCGTAATACCCGCTTACAAAAGAAATATCAGTTTGATAGGATTGGATGCGGAACGTACGATTATTCAATTCCAAGATTTCTCAGGTAAAGATCTTACCAATCCAGATCCTACGGGATTGTCCAAAATGAACACGTATAATTCTTATACAATATTGGTGTCAGCAAATGACTGCAAGTTGGAAAATTTGACTATCGTCAATTCGGCGGGTCGAGTTGGACAAGCCGTAGCATTACATATTGATGGAGATAGAATAGTTGTTCGGAATTGTAAATTGATCGGCAATCAGGACACCTTATACTTAGGGAGATCGGGAACACGATCTTATTTTGAAAATTGTACAATTACCGGTACAACAGATTTTATATTTGGCGCAGCAACAGCTTTTTTCGAAAAATGCACCATTATAAGTCTATCTAACTCCTACATAACTGCCGCAGCTACAGTTCAAGAAGAAAAATATGGGTTTGTATTTTCGAACTGTCGTTTACTTGCTGAAGCGGGTGTGCATAAAGTTTTCTTAGGAAGACCGTGGCGGCCCTATGCCAAGGTCGTTTTTCTAAATAGCTACTTCGATCAACATATCGTAGCGCAAGGGTGGGATCCCTGGGATGGTGACAAGAATTTTCCAGAAAAATATTTGACGGTTACCTTTGTGGAGTACAATACCGCCGGTCCGGGAAATCAATCTGCTCATAGAGTGGATTGGGCAAAAGAGTTAACGGCAAAGCAGGCAAAACACTATGCGAAAGAAAAAGTATTGAGGAGCTGGAAGCCAGAAAGTTAA
- a CDS encoding NUDIX hydrolase, with translation MTLYQDYPKFLLAVDCIIFGFNGEHLEVLLVKRGFEPEINKWSLMGGFVRENERPEQAADRVLQQLTGLNDVYMELCGAFGEPNRDYAGRVVSICYFALIDSKKTQEIVSEKYEAQWFPISEFPELIFDHNKMVSKARRSLRMKAALYPILFELLPEKFTIPQIIALYEGVYDTALDKRNFIRKLSTSGLLNKTSEKDKSGSKKGAFYYTLNTEVYKEKIMTFLQYLPSWNMD, from the coding sequence ATGACGCTCTATCAGGATTATCCCAAGTTTTTATTAGCAGTAGATTGTATCATTTTTGGTTTTAACGGTGAACATCTGGAAGTACTACTAGTAAAACGGGGTTTTGAACCTGAAATCAACAAATGGAGTTTGATGGGTGGTTTTGTTCGAGAAAACGAACGTCCGGAGCAAGCGGCAGACCGCGTTTTACAACAATTGACGGGATTGAATGATGTGTATATGGAACTATGCGGTGCTTTTGGCGAGCCTAATAGAGATTATGCAGGGCGGGTGGTTAGTATCTGTTATTTTGCATTAATAGACTCAAAAAAGACGCAGGAAATAGTATCAGAAAAATATGAGGCGCAATGGTTTCCGATTAGCGAGTTTCCGGAATTGATTTTTGACCATAATAAAATGGTCTCAAAAGCGAGGCGGAGCTTGCGCATGAAGGCTGCCCTCTACCCTATTCTGTTTGAACTTTTGCCTGAAAAATTCACTATCCCCCAGATTATTGCACTGTATGAAGGCGTATACGACACAGCACTAGATAAGCGAAATTTTATCCGCAAATTATCGACCTCTGGCTTATTGAACAAAACTTCGGAAAAGGATAAATCCGGCTCCAAAAAAGGCGCTTTTTATTACACCTTAAATACAGAGGTTTATAAAGAAAAAATTATGACCTTCTTACAATATCTTCCAAGTTGGAATATGGACTAA
- a CDS encoding ribulokinase, which produces MDRSFVIGIDYGTDSVRSVLVDVSSGVEVSSSVFYYPRWKAGKYCQAVNSQYRQHPLDYLEGLESTIKDCLEKSSIADIGNMVTAISVDTTGSTPIAVNQDGVPLAMLDEFKDNPNAMFILWKDHMAIKEANELNEHAEKYPINYLKYVGGVYSSEWYWAKLLHILRKDEAVRQATFSWVEHCDYIPFVLTGGSDATQLKRGVCSAGHKALFASEFGGVPPKDFFTDWDPLLAPILDHIFTETYTAAESAGTISPEWADRLGLNEQVKIGIGAFDCHMGAVGGQIEPYHLSKVMGTSTCDIVVVPKDEVGDTLVRGICGQVDGSVIPGMLGMEAGQSAFGDAYAWFKKLLMWPLDFMVSKSDLLSTETIESLKEEYESNLLIQLSAKAEELEINLDSEFAIDWFNGRRTPDANQELKGAIGGLGLGSDAPRIFRSIVEATCFGAKSIVDRFESEGIPIKGLIALGGVAKKSPFIMQMMADVMNAPIKVHKSEQTCALGAAMFAATVAGHYASVEDAMHAMGQGFEKTYQPNPQKVSIYAKRYNRYKELGGFLESFTSKN; this is translated from the coding sequence ATGGACAGATCTTTTGTAATAGGGATTGATTATGGGACGGATTCTGTACGTTCGGTCCTCGTTGATGTTTCCTCCGGAGTGGAGGTTTCATCCTCGGTTTTTTATTATCCGCGATGGAAGGCTGGGAAGTATTGCCAAGCGGTCAATAGTCAATACCGGCAACACCCTTTGGATTACCTGGAGGGTCTGGAATCTACGATAAAAGACTGTCTTGAAAAATCTTCCATTGCCGATATCGGTAATATGGTGACTGCCATTTCCGTGGATACAACAGGATCGACTCCGATTGCTGTAAATCAGGATGGTGTCCCACTAGCGATGCTAGATGAGTTCAAGGACAACCCGAATGCCATGTTTATTTTATGGAAAGATCATATGGCCATAAAAGAAGCAAATGAATTGAATGAACATGCCGAGAAATACCCTATTAACTACCTTAAATACGTAGGCGGTGTCTATTCTTCCGAGTGGTATTGGGCGAAACTCCTGCACATCCTGAGGAAGGATGAGGCCGTTCGGCAAGCCACTTTCTCATGGGTGGAGCATTGTGATTACATACCCTTCGTCTTAACAGGTGGTTCAGATGCAACGCAATTGAAACGCGGAGTATGCTCTGCAGGGCATAAAGCTTTATTTGCTAGTGAATTTGGCGGTGTTCCGCCAAAAGATTTTTTTACCGATTGGGACCCTTTATTAGCCCCTATTTTAGATCATATTTTTACGGAGACATATACAGCTGCGGAATCAGCTGGAACAATATCCCCAGAATGGGCCGATCGATTAGGGCTTAATGAGCAGGTGAAAATTGGTATTGGCGCATTTGATTGCCATATGGGAGCAGTAGGAGGACAGATTGAACCCTATCACCTCAGTAAGGTGATGGGAACATCAACTTGTGATATCGTTGTTGTGCCGAAGGATGAAGTTGGGGATACGTTGGTCCGGGGTATCTGTGGCCAAGTGGATGGTTCGGTCATTCCTGGCATGTTGGGCATGGAAGCTGGTCAATCTGCTTTTGGAGATGCTTATGCCTGGTTCAAGAAATTGCTTATGTGGCCTCTGGATTTTATGGTGTCCAAATCCGATTTATTATCCACTGAAACTATAGAAAGCCTAAAAGAAGAATATGAATCCAATTTGTTGATCCAGTTAAGTGCTAAGGCGGAAGAATTGGAGATCAATTTAGATAGTGAATTTGCTATTGATTGGTTTAACGGCCGCCGTACACCGGATGCAAATCAGGAATTGAAAGGTGCAATTGGAGGGTTAGGTTTAGGATCTGATGCGCCTCGGATTTTTAGATCTATTGTTGAGGCGACCTGTTTTGGCGCAAAGAGTATTGTCGATCGTTTTGAATCCGAAGGGATTCCAATCAAAGGTCTAATTGCTTTGGGCGGAGTAGCAAAAAAATCACCTTTTATTATGCAAATGATGGCTGATGTGATGAATGCTCCAATTAAGGTCCACAAAAGTGAACAAACTTGTGCCCTTGGGGCAGCTATGTTCGCGGCAACTGTTGCCGGTCATTACGCTTCGGTTGAAGATGCAATGCATGCAATGGGGCAGGGCTTTGAAAAAACCTATCAACCAAATCCGCAAAAAGTTTCCATTTATGCCAAAAGGTATAATAGGTACAAGGAATTAGGTGGGTTTTTAGAATCATTTACTAGTAAAAATTAA
- a CDS encoding L-ribulose-5-phosphate 4-epimerase: MYSAIKEEAYACNMLLPKLNLVLFTFGNVSVADREKGVFAIKPSGVPYEELKVDQIVIVDFDGNIVEGKFRPSSDTKTHAVLYKHWDIGGITHTHSSYGTAWAQSLRDIPIFGTTHADHLTKDIPCAAPMKDDRIIGNYEYETGFQIMDHFQENNLDYKEVEMVLVGSHAPFAWGKDGHKSVYNAAVLEEVAKMALLTEQINPQAQRMKESLINKHWDRKHGAEAYYGQQ; the protein is encoded by the coding sequence ATGTATAGCGCTATTAAAGAAGAGGCATATGCGTGCAATATGTTATTGCCAAAATTAAATCTCGTCCTGTTTACATTTGGGAATGTAAGTGTTGCTGACCGGGAAAAGGGTGTATTTGCGATCAAGCCTAGTGGTGTCCCGTATGAAGAATTAAAGGTGGATCAGATTGTTATTGTGGACTTCGATGGTAATATTGTCGAAGGCAAATTTAGGCCATCGTCAGATACAAAGACCCACGCTGTCCTGTACAAACATTGGGATATCGGGGGGATCACACATACCCATTCTTCCTATGGAACAGCCTGGGCGCAGAGTTTACGCGATATTCCAATCTTCGGAACAACTCATGCGGATCATCTCACCAAAGATATTCCCTGTGCTGCACCAATGAAGGATGATCGTATCATCGGAAATTATGAATACGAAACGGGATTTCAGATCATGGATCACTTCCAGGAAAATAATCTGGATTATAAAGAGGTAGAAATGGTCCTTGTTGGAAGCCATGCACCGTTTGCTTGGGGTAAAGATGGCCACAAGTCAGTATATAATGCCGCCGTATTGGAGGAAGTGGCAAAGATGGCGCTATTGACAGAACAGATTAATCCCCAAGCTCAGCGAATGAAAGAATCCTTAATCAATAAACATTGGGATAGAAAACACGGAGCCGAAGCTTATTATGGCCAACAATAA
- the araA gene encoding L-arabinose isomerase, with product MNITYKNLEIWFLTGSQDLYGEETLKQVAQNANAIVEHFNTETTIPVKVVYKPIVKNSDEIYQTIVEANSTANCIGIITWMHTFSPAKMWIRGLKALQRPLLHLHTQFNRDIPWEAIDMDFMNLNQSAHGDREFGHIVSRLQIARKVVTGHWKDEETIARIAVWSRAAAAWKDWQGAKFVRFGDNMRNVAVTDGDKVAAETQFGFSVNTYPIGDLVAVINQVTDEQIQNLLDDYANNYELADDVNKNGAARNSLIEAAKIEVGLRRFLEEGNYKGFTDTFEDLHGMVQLPGLPVQRLMAEGYGFAGEGDWKTPALVRACKVMGEGLPGASAFMEDYTYHFDPENPMVLGSHMLEVDPSLAEGKVRIEVHPLGIGGKADPARLVFNGMSGDGLNASLVDMGNRFRLIVNKVIGVPVKAELPKLPVARVLWKPLPDMKTGCSAWIYAGGAHHTAYSLSLTPEYLEDFARIAGLEYIAIDEQTTIPQLESQLRWNELYYTLKRD from the coding sequence ATGAATATTACCTACAAAAACCTGGAAATTTGGTTCTTGACTGGAAGTCAGGATTTATACGGAGAAGAAACATTAAAACAAGTTGCACAAAACGCAAATGCAATTGTAGAGCATTTCAATACAGAAACAACTATCCCTGTAAAGGTCGTCTATAAACCAATTGTTAAGAATAGTGATGAGATCTATCAGACGATCGTTGAAGCTAACAGCACAGCTAATTGTATAGGTATCATTACTTGGATGCATACATTCTCTCCGGCTAAAATGTGGATTCGTGGACTGAAGGCTTTACAGCGTCCATTATTGCACCTACATACCCAATTTAATCGTGATATTCCATGGGAGGCCATTGATATGGATTTTATGAATTTGAATCAAAGTGCGCATGGAGATCGTGAGTTCGGACATATCGTAAGCCGTTTACAGATTGCAAGGAAAGTAGTTACTGGACATTGGAAGGATGAGGAAACGATCGCGCGAATAGCCGTTTGGTCACGGGCGGCAGCAGCATGGAAGGATTGGCAGGGAGCTAAATTTGTCCGCTTTGGCGATAATATGCGCAATGTAGCAGTTACAGACGGCGATAAAGTTGCTGCAGAAACCCAATTCGGTTTTTCTGTAAATACTTACCCGATTGGTGATTTAGTAGCCGTGATAAACCAAGTAACAGATGAGCAGATCCAAAATTTACTCGATGATTATGCCAATAATTATGAGTTGGCGGATGATGTCAATAAAAATGGGGCTGCTAGAAACAGCCTAATTGAAGCAGCTAAAATTGAAGTGGGTTTGCGTAGATTTTTGGAGGAAGGAAATTATAAAGGATTTACGGATACTTTTGAAGATTTGCATGGTATGGTCCAACTCCCTGGCCTGCCTGTTCAGCGGTTGATGGCTGAAGGATATGGTTTTGCAGGTGAAGGCGACTGGAAAACCCCAGCTCTAGTTCGTGCATGTAAAGTCATGGGAGAAGGGCTTCCGGGTGCCTCTGCATTCATGGAAGATTACACCTACCATTTTGACCCTGAGAATCCAATGGTATTGGGCTCTCATATGTTGGAGGTAGATCCCAGTTTGGCAGAAGGAAAGGTCCGGATTGAAGTCCATCCGCTCGGAATCGGAGGTAAAGCTGACCCAGCACGTTTGGTGTTCAATGGCATGAGCGGCGATGGCCTCAACGCTTCTTTAGTGGATATGGGAAACAGATTTCGTTTAATCGTAAATAAGGTTATAGGTGTTCCCGTAAAAGCAGAATTGCCAAAACTTCCTGTTGCACGGGTGCTATGGAAGCCACTCCCTGATATGAAAACTGGTTGCTCTGCATGGATTTATGCAGGTGGTGCACACCATACGGCCTACAGTTTAAGCTTGACACCGGAATACTTAGAGGATTTTGCACGAATTGCAGGATTGGAATATATCGCTATTGATGAACAGACAACCATCCCTCAACTTGAAAGTCAGTTGCGATGGAATGAATTGTACTATACGTTAAAAAGAGACTAA
- a CDS encoding sodium:solute symporter family transporter, which translates to MEKFSTIDYVIFFVYFIVVAGYGLWIYRRKKSAEESSNDYFLAEGSLTWWAIGASLIASNISAEQFIGMSGNGFEVGIAVAAYEWIAAIALIIVAVWFIPVYLKNKIFTMPQFLNRRYNETTSLIMAVFWLFLYVFVNLTSILYLGALAINNLMGGEYFHIIMLVLAVFAIIITLGGMRVIGFTDVIQVVVLIVGGIATTYVALTLVSEHFGLGKDVLAGFNKLLEDSPQHFHLIVDKPTAESSQADINKYLMLPGIGMYLAGIWIVNLNYWGCNQYITQRALGADLKTARTGLLFAGFLKLLMPVIVMLPGIAAYVLYKNGALQNEMAPNGNFQADNAYSAILGFLPDGVKGMALAALTAAIVASLAGKANSIATIYTLDIYKKYINKGAQDKKLVGIGKLTIIVSIVIAVLFTWNDTLGIGGAGGFTFIQKYTGFISPGVFAMFLLGMFWKRTTGTAAIVGLIAGFVLSVFFNEFAPTLLGNETWIYTAYPNGKGGYEIPFQICMGLAFAFTMLLMVVVSLAGPQINPKAFELDKKMFRVEPSVMILIVVTVLLVSALYVRFW; encoded by the coding sequence ATGGAAAAGTTCTCAACCATAGATTATGTTATTTTTTTCGTATATTTTATTGTCGTTGCTGGCTATGGCCTTTGGATCTACCGCAGGAAAAAAAGTGCAGAAGAAAGCAGTAATGACTACTTTTTAGCGGAAGGTTCACTGACGTGGTGGGCAATCGGCGCTTCATTGATTGCATCCAATATATCCGCTGAACAATTCATCGGCATGAGCGGTAACGGATTTGAGGTTGGTATAGCAGTTGCCGCCTATGAATGGATAGCAGCTATAGCATTAATTATTGTCGCCGTTTGGTTTATTCCAGTTTATCTGAAGAATAAAATATTTACGATGCCCCAATTCCTTAATCGGAGGTACAATGAAACAACCAGTTTAATTATGGCGGTTTTTTGGCTGTTTTTATATGTGTTTGTTAACCTGACGTCTATTCTTTACCTCGGGGCCTTGGCAATCAATAATCTAATGGGTGGGGAATATTTCCATATCATTATGTTGGTTTTGGCGGTTTTTGCAATCATTATCACGTTGGGCGGAATGCGCGTGATCGGATTCACGGATGTTATCCAGGTTGTTGTGCTCATCGTAGGTGGTATTGCGACAACCTACGTCGCATTGACACTGGTCAGCGAACACTTTGGACTAGGCAAAGATGTCCTCGCTGGCTTTAACAAACTTCTAGAAGATTCACCACAACATTTTCACCTGATTGTCGATAAACCGACAGCAGAATCTTCCCAAGCGGATATTAATAAATATTTAATGTTACCTGGAATCGGTATGTATTTAGCAGGTATCTGGATTGTAAATCTGAACTATTGGGGATGTAACCAATACATCACACAGCGCGCGCTGGGTGCTGATCTCAAAACGGCCAGAACAGGGCTTTTATTTGCTGGATTCTTGAAATTGTTGATGCCAGTAATCGTGATGTTGCCAGGTATTGCCGCCTATGTATTGTACAAGAATGGGGCGTTGCAAAATGAAATGGCACCAAATGGGAATTTCCAAGCTGATAATGCCTATTCAGCAATACTTGGTTTTTTGCCTGATGGTGTTAAAGGTATGGCCCTTGCCGCACTTACTGCAGCAATTGTAGCTTCTTTAGCCGGAAAAGCAAACAGTATTGCGACAATCTACACCTTGGATATTTATAAAAAATACATCAATAAAGGCGCGCAAGATAAAAAATTGGTCGGCATTGGGAAATTAACCATTATCGTATCTATTGTAATCGCTGTGCTATTTACATGGAATGATACCCTGGGAATTGGTGGTGCAGGAGGATTTACTTTTATCCAGAAATATACCGGGTTCATCAGTCCGGGGGTTTTCGCCATGTTCCTGTTAGGAATGTTCTGGAAGCGAACCACGGGGACTGCCGCAATTGTTGGACTCATCGCTGGGTTTGTACTATCGGTATTTTTCAATGAATTTGCTCCAACACTATTAGGAAATGAAACTTGGATATACACAGCCTATCCTAATGGTAAAGGGGGATATGAAATTCCATTCCAGATCTGTATGGGATTGGCATTTGCTTTCACCATGCTGCTCATGGTTGTGGTTAGTCTTGCTGGACCACAAATTAATCCTAAAGCGTTTGAATTAGATAAAAAGATGTTCCGGGTGGAGCCATCTGTAATGATATTAATTGTTGTTACTGTTCTTTTGGTTAGTGCACTGTATGTTCGATTCTGGTAA
- a CDS encoding aldose epimerase family protein, whose amino-acid sequence MKKIFIAVLSLVFVSCQNRQEKNVAKDQISIDSLGETGFNLEIDAKAVKLVKIENGKLSATITNYGARLVTLFVPDAQGIAKDIILGYDSIKEFKSNSANFYGAIVGRYGNRIGSARFNLGDETYELEKNDGENSLHGGQNGFYNKMWDIKNQTDTSVTLTYTSADLEAGYPGNLDVEVTYTLTSTNGLEIKYSGQTDKETVVNLTNHAYFNLNGAGDSTILDHELQIAANQFTEVNSNLIPTGNQIDVAGTAFDFRDFKPIGLDIARDEEQLEIGKGYDHNFVLDKETEFAKIAKLYAPKTGIIMEVWTTEPGLQFYSGNFMSDQDAAGKGGNRYGYRSALCLETQHFPDSPNQPNFPSTVLKPGDTYNSKTTYYFSTKK is encoded by the coding sequence ATGAAAAAGATATTTATAGCGGTATTATCACTCGTATTTGTTTCTTGTCAGAATCGTCAGGAAAAAAATGTAGCAAAGGATCAAATATCCATTGATTCCCTTGGAGAAACTGGATTTAATCTGGAAATTGATGCTAAAGCTGTCAAACTCGTGAAAATAGAAAATGGGAAGCTTTCTGCAACGATTACAAATTACGGGGCAAGATTGGTAACGTTGTTTGTTCCTGATGCGCAGGGTATAGCAAAGGACATTATTCTAGGCTATGATTCAATAAAAGAATTCAAATCCAATAGTGCCAATTTCTATGGTGCCATCGTGGGGCGATACGGGAACCGAATAGGAAGTGCGCGGTTCAATTTAGGCGACGAGACCTATGAATTGGAAAAGAATGACGGTGAAAATTCCTTACATGGTGGTCAAAATGGTTTTTATAATAAGATGTGGGACATCAAAAATCAAACCGATACCTCTGTAACCCTAACGTATACTTCCGCTGACTTGGAAGCTGGATATCCTGGCAATTTGGACGTAGAAGTAACCTACACCTTAACATCAACAAATGGCTTGGAAATTAAGTATAGCGGTCAAACTGATAAAGAAACAGTAGTAAATCTGACGAATCATGCCTACTTCAATTTAAATGGAGCAGGTGATTCAACGATATTGGATCATGAATTGCAGATTGCAGCCAATCAATTCACAGAAGTAAATTCTAATTTGATACCTACGGGAAATCAGATCGATGTAGCCGGAACAGCTTTTGATTTTCGGGATTTCAAGCCCATAGGCTTGGATATTGCACGTGACGAAGAACAATTGGAAATTGGAAAAGGATATGACCACAATTTTGTATTGGATAAGGAAACCGAATTTGCAAAAATCGCGAAGCTTTATGCACCAAAAACGGGAATTATTATGGAGGTATGGACTACTGAGCCAGGTCTGCAGTTTTATAGTGGGAATTTCATGAGTGATCAAGATGCTGCAGGCAAAGGTGGTAATCGATATGGTTACAGGTCTGCATTATGTTTAGAAACGCAACATTTTCCGGATTCCCCAAACCAACCAAATTTTCCTTCGACTGTTCTGAAGCCTGGTGATACCTATAACTCGAAGACAACCTATTATTTTAGTACAAAAAAATAA